GCTCGGCGACGTGCGCCGCGATCTCGCTGCCCACGCTCGCCCCGCCCTGGGCCTCCTGCGCGACGACCAGTCGGCCGGTCTTGCGCACCGACTCGAGCAGCGGCTCGTAGTCGATAGGAGAAAGGCTGCGCAGGTCGACCACCTCGAGGCTGGTGCCCTCGGCCTGCGCGACCTCGGCCGCCTGCAGCAGGGTCGTGACCATCGCGCCGTGGCCGACGACGGTGCAGTCGGTGCCCGAGCGGGCCACGCGGGTGCGGTGCAGCTCGGCGGAGGGGGCTGCCGGATCGACCTCGCCCTTCTGCCAGTACTTCGCCTTGGGTTCGAAGAAGAGCACCGGATCGGACGATTGGATCGCCTGCTGGATCATCCAGTACGCGTCGTTGGGAGTGGAGGGCGCGACGACGCGTAGGCCCGGCGTGTGAGCGAAGTAGGCCTCGGGGCTCTCCTGGTGGTGCTCGACTGCGCCGATATGCCCGCCGTAGGGTACGCGGATCACGACCGGCATCGAGACGGTGCCGTCGTGCCGATTGGTGAATTTCGCGAGCTGGGTGACGATCTGGTTGAAGGCCGGGAAGATGAAGCCGTCGAACTGGATCTCGATGACGGGGCGGTACCCGCGCATGGCGAGACCGATCGCGCTGCCCACGATGCCGGCCTCGGCGAGCGGGGTGTCAAGCACGCGCGCCGACCCGAACTCGGCCTGCAGCCTGTCGGTGACGCGGAACACGCCGCCGAGCGGGCCGATGTCCTCGCCCATCAGCAGCACGCGGTCATCGGCCGCCATCGCCGCACGCAGGCCCTCGTTGATGGCGCGGGCGAACGGCAGTGTGGTGCGCTCGGTGAGCGTGGGGACGCCGCTCATTCTGCTGCTCCTTCCGAGAACGAGGACTCGTAGCGTTTGAGCCACTGCCGCTGCTCTTCGATGCGCGGGTGGGGTTCGGAGTAGACGTGGGCGAACATCGAGTCGGCCTCGGGAATCGGCAGGCGCAGGATCTCGTCGCGGATCCGCTTCGCCTCGCGATCCGCCTCCCCGCGCACCTCCTCGAAGAAGTCGTCTGCGACCCCCTGGGCTCGCAGGTACTGCTCCAGGCGCGCGATGGGGTCGCGCTGCTGCCACTGCTCGAGCTCGCCGGCCTCGCGGTAGCGGGTGGGATCGTCGCTCGTGGTGTGCGCGCCGATGCGGTACGTGAGGGCCTCGATGTAGCCGGGTCCCTGGCCCTCGCGCGCGAGGCGCAGGAAGCGGCGGCCCACGGCGTACGCGGCCAGGGGGTCGTTGCCGTCGATCTGCACGGCACGCAGGCCGAAGCCGAGCGCACGCCGGTAGAGCGGGGTGCGCGACTGCCGGGTGACGGGCACCGAGATCGCCCACCGGTTGTTCTGCACCACGAAGACCTCGGGGGTCTGGTAGCTGGCGGCGAAGATCATCGACTCGTTGGCGTCGCCCTGACTGGAGGTGCCGTCGCCGTAGAAGACCATGGTGGCCTCACCGGTAGCGGTACCGGGTTCGCCCGCGTCGAGCGACGTGTCGGCGCCTCGCATCTTGGCGTCGAGCACCTGGCCGAGCGCGTAGCCGGTGGCGTGCTGGGTCTGCGCGCCGAGCACGAGCGTGTAGAGATGGAAATTGCCGTTCGCGGGGTCGGTCACGTCCCAGCCGCCGTGGGTGAGACCGCGGAACAGCGCGGCGACCTTCACCAGCGGCACGCCTCTG
This DNA window, taken from Leucobacter tenebrionis, encodes the following:
- a CDS encoding alpha-ketoacid dehydrogenase subunit beta, translated to MSGVPTLTERTTLPFARAINEGLRAAMAADDRVLLMGEDIGPLGGVFRVTDRLQAEFGSARVLDTPLAEAGIVGSAIGLAMRGYRPVIEIQFDGFIFPAFNQIVTQLAKFTNRHDGTVSMPVVIRVPYGGHIGAVEHHQESPEAYFAHTPGLRVVAPSTPNDAYWMIQQAIQSSDPVLFFEPKAKYWQKGEVDPAAPSAELHRTRVARSGTDCTVVGHGAMVTTLLQAAEVAQAEGTSLEVVDLRSLSPIDYEPLLESVRKTGRLVVAQEAQGGASVGSEIAAHVAEHAFYSLQAPVLRVSGYDVPFPPARLEGLYLPDADRVLEAVDRTMHY
- a CDS encoding thiamine pyrophosphate-dependent enzyme translates to MSEHTTYGPLHGGADPEPIRFLDEAGDYAPSASAAEFADELASVGLDDFKQWYRDMVSTRAFDTECTHLQRQGQLALWVPSVGQEGCQVGLGRAAEPQDTIFPAYREHAIAQIRGVPLVKVAALFRGLTHGGWDVTDPANGNFHLYTLVLGAQTQHATGYALGQVLDAKMRGADTSLDAGEPGTATGEATMVFYGDGTSSQGDANESMIFAASYQTPEVFVVQNNRWAISVPVTRQSRTPLYRRALGFGLRAVQIDGNDPLAAYAVGRRFLRLAREGQGPGYIEALTYRIGAHTTSDDPTRYREAGELEQWQQRDPIARLEQYLRAQGVADDFFEEVRGEADREAKRIRDEILRLPIPEADSMFAHVYSEPHPRIEEQRQWLKRYESSFSEGAAE